The Taeniopygia guttata chromosome 27, bTaeGut7.mat, whole genome shotgun sequence region AGCTGGGTGAGCTCGAGTGGCCAGAGCTGGCCAGCATGGGCACGTTGGCTCAGCCAAGGGGGCCCTGAGGCTGTTCCTGACCCTGTGCTCCTGCCCACAGATCGCTCCATGAGCAGCTCACTCTCTGCCTCCCAGCTCCACACTGTCAGCATGAGGGACCCGCTGAACCGGGTGCTGGGTAAGGTGGGGATGGGTCCGTGGGGTCACATCCAACCACTGGCACACCAGTGGGGAGTTTGGCTCACCTGCAGCCTCCCACTTGTtgctctctccctgtccccacagcaaaCCTCTTTCTGCTCATCTCTTCCATCCTGGGGGCCAAGACAGCTGGCACCCACACCCAGTTTGTCCAGTGGTTCATGGAGGAGTGTGTGGagtgcctggagcagggcagccgTGGGAGCATCCTCCAGTTCATGCCCTTCACCATGGTGGGTCCAGCGGCTGTGACACCCCTGGTGTGCCACTCCCTGCTTGGGGAGTGCCCCAGGGTCCCTCCTGCTGACGCTCACCCGTGCTTCTCCTCTGTCCCTGGGCAGGTTTCAGAGCTGGTGAAGGTGTCCACCATGTCCAGTCCCAAAATTGTCCTGGCCATCACCGACCTCACCCTGCCCCTGGGCCGCCGTGTCGCCGCCAAGGCCATCGCTGCGCTGTGAGCGGGGCTGCTCCGGCCAGGGGGGAtctccctgctgggctgggatggcctctggcactgcagctgctggagggctgCTCCAAGGAGCCATCTCCTTGCTCTGCCTCACGGCGCTTTGGAGACTGAGACAcctcctaatttttttttttattttataaatcaaTCCTTTTGTACAACCAGTTTTTGCCTCATCTCATTTGGGCTTCTGGGATACCCCAAAAGTCCTCGATTCTGGAGGTGATGGGGAGCCAGTGGCCAAGCCCCTTTGCTGGGCAAGAGGAGAAATTTCCTTCACCCTGTCCTGCACCTGAGAGTGGGTGGTGGGGCTGCCTGTGGTGCTCTGACTGGGAGTGGGCACTGTGCTGGGTGCAGCAGGGCACTGTGCTGGGTGCAGCAGGGGCACTGTGCTGGGTGCAGCAGGGATgcttccctgctgtgccatcaGCCACAAGTGGGATCTTGTTGGGAATTCTGCCACGTGAGTGTGAGTTCTTGTTGGAATTCCTTCCCATGAGTGTGAGTTCCTCCCCATGAGTGTGAGTTCCTTTGCATGAATGGGAGTTCTTTTTAGAATTCTGTCCCATGAGTGTGAGTTCTTTTTGGAATTCATCCCCATGAGTGTGAGTTCCTCCCCATGAGTGTGAGTTCTTTTTGGAATTCCTTCCCCTGAGTGTGAGTTCCTTCCCATGAGTGTGAATTCTTTTTGGAATTCCTCCCCATGAGTGTGAGTTCCTTCCCATGAATGGGAGTTATTTTTGGAATTCTGGCCCATGAGTGTGAATTCTTGTTGGAATTCTGTCCCATGAGTGTGAGTTCTTTTTGGAATTCGTCCCCATGAGCGTGAGTTCCTTCCCATGAGTGTGAGTTCTTGTTGGAATTCCTCCCCATGAGTGTGAGTTCCTTCCCATGAGTGTGAATTCTTGTTGGAATTCCTCCCCATGAGTGTGAGTTCCTTCCCATGAATGGGAGTTATTTTTGGAATTCTTCCCCATGAATGGGAGTTCTTTTGGAAATTCCTCCCCACGAGTTCAGTGTGTGGTGAGCACAGCACGAGCAGTGGGTGAGTAACTGTGGCACCACAGTGACCTGGTGCAGGGAcgggctccccttggactgtccCCACACgctgccagctgctccagcagtgaATCCTCCAAGAGCTCTCATGAACTCTTGTCCCCAAGGgagtggcagtgccagggcagctgtgcctctgccccTTCCTCTGTGCTGGCTCACAAGAAAGGGGaaagcagggccagcagggcaCCGTGACTCCGAGCCcacccctggggctgggctgtgcctctgccccCTCGGCACCAGTGGGGTTCCCAGCCtcttttggggggctctgaaaGGAGAtggggcacagggggatccTGGAGCTGCCGAGGCTGGGTCAGTGCTGGCAGGGAAGAGGCAGTGGGATGCCCCCAGGGCCGGGCTGACCCATCTGATCCCAGgctgagctcagctcctgcagcccccaggctgtgccaggagagacCCCGATGCACTTGGGGCAGCTGCGGGTGTTGCTGCTCCTTGGCCTCACACACAgagcatcctcctcctccccctggCCCCAGGGGTCCAGCCCTGGTCCCGATCCCATCCGGGAGCAGCTGCGGGGCTGGTGGGTGGATACCGGAGCCGTGGCACACCCGGGATGGGCCGGGATGGCCTCACCGAGCCTGACACTGCCGCGAGTCCCACCCTGAGCTGGCACCGACCCCCCCGGGCACCTCTGCTCGCCCAGGGGCGGCTCTTTACCGTTAGCCCTGAGCAAAGAGCAGGACCCGGCGTGgccttcccagctctgtcaaTATTTGCCGAGGCAGCTCCACGCCTGCCCTTGGCACTGGCGCTTCCCCTTACAggaaggggatttttgggcagaAGGGGGTTTTCTGTAAGCACCCGTGaggtggggcaggaaggagggcaCTGCCCATCCCGGGCACTTTGTGAGctcagcctgtgccagcccctgcccagggctggaagttggggggcaggagctgggagccctggcacccccagcacTGGGCTGTGTCCCTGCGTGGCTGGGATGAGTGGGGTGAGGGATGCTGGCGGTCACAGGCTGTGAGCGTGGGCCCAGGGGCAGGAAATGGGGCTGGTGAagctgggacagcccagggtGGGCAAACACCcactggggagaggctgggagtGCCCTTAGGGGCTTTCTGGggcagggagatgcccagggcTCCCCCGACATTGCTCAGCCACATCGAGGGCTGCCCCTTCTGTCCGTCCACCCTGCTGAAAGCCTCCTCCCACCATGGCAcatccctgggcacagggagggctctgggagggctcctggcacatccctgggcagctctggggcagattccctgtgtcacagcagcagaaggatGTTTGGGGACCCCCAGTGCCGCCAGCCCCAGGATGAGCCCACAAACCAACTCCGGGCATGGTGCCGGTGCCCTCAGCGGGCGCTGCCAGCGCGGGCGGCTTCCGGAGCTTTCTAGGAATCGGCTCTTGCCCAAGCAGCCGGGCGTGGGAGGAAGTGGCCACCCCACAGTCCCTCCTGACCCTCAGCGGGCTCGGGCTgtgggctgggggcactgggggggctgCATTTCATCTTTCTGAGCTGACACCAGCAGCCGCAGCCCCACCCCAAAGTCCCATTCGCTCATCCCCCAtgcctctgtccctgtgtccccacacccTGGCCACTCTGCCTCCCTCCCACGCGAGCAGGAGACAGCGGAACAGAGAGAGAGTGCAAAAATAgagtttatttccatttttatcacATAGAAAAAAGCGGGTGTTTCTTGGGGCTCACCCAGCTGCAGCAATAAATACAGTACAAAACCCCCCACGCCCAGAGCTCCCACACAACCACGGGACTGGGGCTGCGTCAGGCTCAGGAGGATGGGAATGTGTCCAAGTGGCTCTTTCCGGCCAGGGATGGGCACAAATAAGTTAAACTGCAATAAGTACTCCAAGTTTAGCAGGGGAGGGGGACAGAGCAGAGATGCAGCTCCCCAAAGTGCTGAGGATCCCTGGAAAAGTCTCATCCTGGTGAGGCTGCTGCATCCCTATGGTTCTTCCatcttccctcccctccctccctaatggctaataaatattaattactaGAAATAACACCCATCAgatgtgtccctgcaggctgcagcccAGACAGGGAGATGCTGATCTGGAGCATCCTCATCCTGGGATGAAGGTGTTTTCCCgtgggatgctgcagcagccccagcagtgcaAGCTgtggagaaactgaggcacaggcagtgccagcagcagctgtgggggctcagcccagctccagaACCTCGTAGCAGAGATACGCTTGTGTTTAAATATTAAACAAGGGTGATGCTGCACAGGTACCTGTGCACGGATCCACCGCGGGATCCCCGGCGCCTGCCTGGGGCCGCGGGCAGGGGAGCATCCCCAGACAGATAAATATTAAATAGgcataaatattaaataagcaGGAAATGGGGCGCTCCTGGGATGTCCCTCAGGTAGGACATCCACAAACAGGGGTCAGAGGCTGGTGAGGTGTCGCAGCGCCCGGTACGCCGTCTCCAGGAACCGCTGGAAGTTGGCCAGGATGAAGAAGCCGCCGACTTGGTGGTGGAAGTGGGAGGAGAAGGTGGGGACGGGGTCCTGGTTCTCTGGGGGGTACGTCACCGTGGCCAGGCCCAGGTCCTCCAtctgcagccaggcagaggcagaggcatCAGCTGCAGGCCTGGAGATGCCCCCCTGCCCCAGTGTGCCCCTCCTGGGGATgcagcccctgccatgcccaccTATCCCTGTGAATCCAACCCCCACCGTGCCCACCCATCCCTGTGAATCCAACCCCCACCGTGCCCACCCATCCCTGTGAATGTagcccctgccatgcccaccCATCCCTGTGAATGCAGCCCCCACCATGCCCACCCATCCCTGTGAATGCAGCCCCCACCATGCCCACCCATCCCTGTGAATGCAACCCACACCGTGCCCACCCATCCCTGTGAATgcagcccctgccatgcccaccCATCCCTGTGAATCCAACCCCCACCGTGCCCACCCCTCCTTTGGGATGCAGCACCAGCTTTACCCACCCGTCCCCACCACGTCCCCCTTTGTCCCGCACCTGCTGCTGGATGTTGGAGGACAGGTTGGCCATGTCCAGCTGCAGGGTCTCCACCAGCCCGGCGTGCCCGGGCAGCAGGGCTTGGATGGTGGCCAGAGAGCCGCCGTAGATGCGGAGCCCGGCGCGGATCTGGCTGAAGCAGGTCTCCTGTGGTGGGCATGGCATGGTCAGTGTGGCCTGGCCACGCAGACACGGGGGGTTCTGGGGTGCCCTGAGCCCTGAGCAGCTCGTGGGAGGGGTGGGCTGCCCGCACTCACTGCCTGGAAGGTGCGCCGGTGACACTGCTCCAGCGGTGCCTGCGCGATGTCCAGCTCCTGCcgcaccagcagcagctcgtcCTCCTTGCACAGCTGGAGGGTGTCACACTGTGGACAAAGGGGACAGGCTGAGGattccagaggagccccagcaccccccagcaTCCCATCCCTGGGCTATGGGACCCTgtgcagcccagccaggaggagggaggggatggaGTGGGCCCGGTGCCATGGGTGTGGAAGTGTGGCTGTTGTACACCCAGGAAGGTCACCACGTGTCCCCGGTGGGTGCCCCAACACCCCGGGGCTGAGCCTTGGGCAGCACAGGGGACAttgctggctgctggccctgcGATGCTGATAAGGGCAGGGAGGTGGTCACCTTATCTGTGACCTCCCAGTGGCTGCCATCCCCCCTCGGCAGTGTGTGGGACTCACCACCACGCGCTGCAGCGCGGCCACGTCCCCACGGATCTTGCGGGTGAACTCGAGGTTCCtctgcaggaagagctggaaGTCCTGGTCCCCTGAGAGCTCGGTCAGGGGTGCCCCATGCAGCTCCTGCCAcggtgcccacagcagcaccgccagcagcagcgccagcccACCTGCGAGGACAATGGCACAGTGTCCACCCCAGGGAGCCCCGACCCCTCAGCCAGGATGGGCTCAGCAACCAGGACCACTCTGGGGATGGtggcagcagcgtggcctggggaaggcacagagaccccaaaaGGGGAGAAGGACCAGTGTTCCCTGCATCCAGCCGGTGCTGAGGGCTCTGGATGTGTGGGTGCAGCAGGTGCTACAGGTAGGGTGGGTTTATGGGTGCAGTGGGGGCAGTGGGTCCTATGGCAAAGTGGGTTTTAGGGGTGGTTGGGgtgcagtgggagcagcaggggaagcGGGTGTGATGGGAGATGAGGGTGCTGCACGGGTGCTGGCTACTCACGGGTGAGGAAGCACATGGTGGGTGCCCGGCTCGGTGTCTCCTCCTCTGTGCAGTACAGCCCTGCCCAGTCCGGCGCGGCTCCTCTCGCTCCTGCCCGGCCGTGCTCATTGATCGGGTGGCATTTATAGTGCACGGGCCTCGGGGATTCTCAACGATGAGGCAACAGCGCGATTGCTTCACTGCCTTAATTACAGCATGCAAATCTCCCGACCCGGCTGTGGGGCTTTCCCGGGGCCGGTGGGCAGCGGTGCCCCTCGGAGTGGCGGCAGCCGCCCGGTGCAGCCCAGGCACGGAGGCGGGcgctgggacagggcagggggtgcCTTGGTGACTTATTAACCTGCTCGCAGGGCTCCCACTGCACTGGCCAGGTGggccagtgcccagcacagcggGGTCATGTGCAGGGGCACTCACAGGGTCACTCACAGGGTCACTCACTGGTGTCCCGCCAAGGGGATGGTGGCTTTTCGCTGTTGCTGTCACTTTGCGgttgtccccatccccatcccatgtGGGCAGCACCCCCTGTCAGCTGCCCCAGACATCAGggtgggtgctgctggtgtGACCTTCATGGTGGTGGCACCAGCTGGAGGTGGCCAAGGTTAGACCCGGTCCAGGcacctgcccagggctgtggctCCTCGGGGCAGCACTACAGGGTCAGATCCGGTTCCTGCAAGTCCCTCCAGGATCTGCTGGGCGGGTGCCAGCtggccagctcctgcctggcacGGGCTGGCCGGGGCACAGGAGGCACCCgctctcctcacagccccagaCAGCAGGTGACCCCAGGGCAGCATTCAGCTGGGGAGACTCATTCTGCACCCCTGAGCTCTGGCTGGGTCCCATTGATGCCCTCCTGGAGGCTGTGTGGACAGGGatgaggacagggatggggacagggatgaggaCAGGGATGAGGACAGGGATGAGGACAGGGATGAGGACAGGGATGAGGACAGGGAACTCGGTCTCTGCAGGTTGCAGATGTTGGTGGGCATTGGGATGGGCCACGTATCCAGTGGTGTACGGTTTGTGGGATACGGTTTGTGGGGTACAGCCACAGCACCAGTCCCAGAAGCTGGAAGTCCTGGAAGTTCCTGTCTCCAGCTGGGAAATAAACCCCCCTCAGCTGGAACCAATCCATGAGTACCAAGCAGAGCcttcctggcacagccaggtgTGAGCTCTGAAAGCTCCTGCTGACCTCCCTTCAAACCTGGCAGCACTAAACATTCTGCCCTCCCGATGTGTGAAAGGACCTTGCCAGCAGAAACTGCtcatgggatttttgggagacACAGcccccccagctgtgcctgtccccaccctggAGCCAGGGAGAGCCGGTGGCCATCGAGGGGCTCAGCAGGGTCCCCTCAGTCTGAGCACCCACGGGACCACCCCAGAGCAGATCTGCCCCCTCAGCAGGACGGTGCTTTCAGGAATTGTGATGGGGGCGTGGGGGGTTGAATCAGTGCCCAAAGGCCCTGTCAGCTTTCCAAGGAAGGAAGTGGTTTCAAATCCGAAactgggggtgttggggggtgggggaagggggTGGCCCAGCaaaccccccaccccccctcaccatggggctggagctgctcagcccaggGACTATTCCAGGCATCCACCCTGCTCCGTTTCAGCCTCGTGGCCACCCTTCCTCTTCCCAGGGCCCAACCCAGGCGCCCCCAGCGCCTTCCTGACATCTGCCAACAGATCAGCGTGCCCAggatgtccccgtgtccccagtgccagcccccccGGCTGGGCTCTTGCCTTCTTTGGTctcccccagagacccccagagcgggaatgggctgggacagccccgCTCCTgacctgcagccctggctgctaTCCCGGCATGGGCGCGGCTGGGAGATTCCCAGATTTTCTCAGAGAACTCATCCAGCCTAGATGGGGCTGATGCTGATGGGACCCACCTGGAGCGgcatgtcccctgtccccatcacccccagggctggtgctgtgGGGCACAAAGGGGGCTCTGTGCCTTTCCCCATGGAATCCTCCTGGGATgccatcctggagctgctgggccaCTCCCCCAGGATGGCCTGACCAGATCTAGTCCCATCTCtggtgcccagccccagggagagagcagagaccccaaaccagccccacgTCCCTTCCCCATCCCAAGAAACCCACAGCAGGAGCCACCCAGGCTGGTGTTTTtccatcttttattttaaaagtcataATTGAAGTTTAACAAAGTTTGACCCCGTTGCTGTtgtgggagctgggagggcacCAGTGGAGACCCCActcctgctccctccagccccgctcccctcGCAGCCCCCCGGCATCAGCTCCGATGTCAGCACAGGGATCCTTTCAAGGATGTTtattggggagggggtcccaCCACAAGTGCAGGTGGTCAGGGGGTGTGGGCCCAGGGaaccccccgtgtcccctcccacAGTACAGACATGCAGGAATTTATAaaagggggtctggggggacgGAGGGCCCTGCTCAGCAACCATCTGTCCAATGGACAAATAAAAAAGTACAGCCAGGGCCCAGGGTCACGGAAAACCGTCGTCATCGTCCTCTGCCATCTCCTTGGCAAACTCCAGGTCCTGCTGCTCACGCTCCCGGCGCTCCTGGAAGGCAAAGGTGGAGGTTGGTGGCAGGTGGGGACAGGAGTCACATCCTTCCCATGGCCACAGTGGCTGCAGAGATCTCACCTCTGCAGATTCCAAGTCCTTGTTGTAAGATTTGGGTGGGAACCTCAtggcctggagaaaaagaagaggaggaggaggagctcagagctgagccagccctgagccgtgtcctgctgtccccatcagggacctggggacaggctgtgctCACCTTCACGGACATGTTGTGGATGTCGAGGCAGAAGGAGATGCGCTGGTGGAAGGCCAGCTGTGGCTCCCGCGTGGAGTAGATGTCGATCATCTCCTTGGACTGGACGTAGCCCTTCTCGTGGTTGATGCTGGCCTCGATCACGCCGTCCCGGATGGCCTGTGAGCCCGGGCACGGggcaggggtgtccccaagggctcacacagagcagggacGTGGCACCCTGAGTGTGCCCagttttccaacccaaacccagcggtgctgcagggaggggtGTGGGGGAACGGGGCAGGATGGGGGCTGTGGGCACCCCAGGACCCCACAGGGATGGGACTCACTGTGCTGGTACCTTGGCAACGATGAACTCGGCGTCCTCGGGGctgtccagctgcagcttctgggCAATGTCGGCCAGGGAGATGCGGGAGTAGGAGAGGCTGATCATGCGGACAcctgcagggagaaggggaCGGGATGCAGCTCCCCGGCCTGCCCAGTC contains the following coding sequences:
- the CSF3 gene encoding granulocyte colony-stimulating factor, coding for MCFLTRGLALLLAVLLWAPWQELHGAPLTELSGDQDFQLFLQRNLEFTRKIRGDVAALQRVVCDTLQLCKEDELLLVRQELDIAQAPLEQCHRRTFQAETCFSQIRAGLRIYGGSLATIQALLPGHAGLVETLQLDMANLSSNIQQQMEDLGLATVTYPPENQDPVPTFSSHFHHQVGGFFILANFQRFLETAYRALRHLTSL